From one Thunnus maccoyii chromosome 6, fThuMac1.1, whole genome shotgun sequence genomic stretch:
- the stoml3a gene encoding stomatin (EPB72)-like 3a isoform X2: MDKMVTPGKLQINSMDNVEDRNSGRLGCFGWILVIISLMIIVPLFPLTIFFCVKIVKEYERAVIFRLGRITDRKPKGPGLFFVLPCTDNFVKVDLRTISFDIPPQEILTKDSVTVSVDGVVYFRIHCPISSVANVSNAHSSTRLLAQTTLRNVLGTKNLAELLSDREGISLNMQEALDEATDPWGIKVERVEIKDVKLPQQLQRAMAAEAEATREARAKIIAAEGEMKASRALKEASLVISESPSGLQLRYLQTLNTIAAEKNSTIVFPLPIDMLQNFIQRK, translated from the exons ATGGACAAGATGGTTACGCCAGGTAAACTTCAGATCAACTCCATGGATAATGTTGAAG ACAGAAACTCAGGGAGACTGGGATGTTTCGGTTGGATATTGGTCATCATATCTCTCATGATTATAGTACCACTCTTCCCTctcacaatatttttttgtgttaag ATAGTGAAGGAGTATGAGCGAGCCGTCATTTTTAGACTCGGCCGAATCACAGACAGGAAACCTAAAGGACCAG GACTTTTCTTTGTTCTGCCCTGCACTGATAACTTTGTGAAAGTTGATCTGAGAACTATATCGTTTGACATCCCTCCACAAGAG aTCCTAACCAAAGACTCAGTGACAGTGTCTGTGGATGGTGTGGTGTACTTCCGGATACACTGCCCTATATCATCTGTGGCCAATGTGTCCAACGCACACTCATCTACTCGGCTGCTGGCTCAAACCACCCTGAGGAATGTGCTGGGCACCAAGAACCTTGCAGAACTGTTGTCTGACAGAGAGGGCATATCCCTTAACATGCAG GAAGCTCTGGATGAAGCCACTGATCCGTGGGGTATTAAGGTGGAGCGTGTGGAGATCAAAGATGTGAAGTTGcctcagcagctgcagagagccATGGCAGCAGAAGCAGAGGCCACTCGGGAGGCCAGGGCTAAG atCATTGCTGCGGAGGGAGAGATGAAAGCCTCCAGGGCTCTGAAAGAGGCCTCTCTGGTAATCTCTGAGTCACCCTCTGGCCTCCAACTACGATACCTGCAGACGCTCAACACCATCGCAGCAGAGAAGAACTCCACCATCGTCTTCCCTCTGCCTATAGATATGTTGCAGAATTTCATACAGAGGAAGTGA
- the stoml3a gene encoding stomatin (EPB72)-like 3a isoform X1, with translation MISTISSMDKMVTPGKLQINSMDNVEDRNSGRLGCFGWILVIISLMIIVPLFPLTIFFCVKIVKEYERAVIFRLGRITDRKPKGPGLFFVLPCTDNFVKVDLRTISFDIPPQEILTKDSVTVSVDGVVYFRIHCPISSVANVSNAHSSTRLLAQTTLRNVLGTKNLAELLSDREGISLNMQEALDEATDPWGIKVERVEIKDVKLPQQLQRAMAAEAEATREARAKIIAAEGEMKASRALKEASLVISESPSGLQLRYLQTLNTIAAEKNSTIVFPLPIDMLQNFIQRK, from the exons ATGATCTCAACAATATCCAGCATGGACAAGATGGTTACGCCAGGTAAACTTCAGATCAACTCCATGGATAATGTTGAAG ACAGAAACTCAGGGAGACTGGGATGTTTCGGTTGGATATTGGTCATCATATCTCTCATGATTATAGTACCACTCTTCCCTctcacaatatttttttgtgttaag ATAGTGAAGGAGTATGAGCGAGCCGTCATTTTTAGACTCGGCCGAATCACAGACAGGAAACCTAAAGGACCAG GACTTTTCTTTGTTCTGCCCTGCACTGATAACTTTGTGAAAGTTGATCTGAGAACTATATCGTTTGACATCCCTCCACAAGAG aTCCTAACCAAAGACTCAGTGACAGTGTCTGTGGATGGTGTGGTGTACTTCCGGATACACTGCCCTATATCATCTGTGGCCAATGTGTCCAACGCACACTCATCTACTCGGCTGCTGGCTCAAACCACCCTGAGGAATGTGCTGGGCACCAAGAACCTTGCAGAACTGTTGTCTGACAGAGAGGGCATATCCCTTAACATGCAG GAAGCTCTGGATGAAGCCACTGATCCGTGGGGTATTAAGGTGGAGCGTGTGGAGATCAAAGATGTGAAGTTGcctcagcagctgcagagagccATGGCAGCAGAAGCAGAGGCCACTCGGGAGGCCAGGGCTAAG atCATTGCTGCGGAGGGAGAGATGAAAGCCTCCAGGGCTCTGAAAGAGGCCTCTCTGGTAATCTCTGAGTCACCCTCTGGCCTCCAACTACGATACCTGCAGACGCTCAACACCATCGCAGCAGAGAAGAACTCCACCATCGTCTTCCCTCTGCCTATAGATATGTTGCAGAATTTCATACAGAGGAAGTGA
- the stoml3a gene encoding stomatin (EPB72)-like 3a isoform X3 translates to MFHLTQVLQALQIVKEYERAVIFRLGRITDRKPKGPGLFFVLPCTDNFVKVDLRTISFDIPPQEILTKDSVTVSVDGVVYFRIHCPISSVANVSNAHSSTRLLAQTTLRNVLGTKNLAELLSDREGISLNMQEALDEATDPWGIKVERVEIKDVKLPQQLQRAMAAEAEATREARAKIIAAEGEMKASRALKEASLVISESPSGLQLRYLQTLNTIAAEKNSTIVFPLPIDMLQNFIQRK, encoded by the exons ATGTTCCACCTGACACAAGTGCTACAAGCCTTGCAG ATAGTGAAGGAGTATGAGCGAGCCGTCATTTTTAGACTCGGCCGAATCACAGACAGGAAACCTAAAGGACCAG GACTTTTCTTTGTTCTGCCCTGCACTGATAACTTTGTGAAAGTTGATCTGAGAACTATATCGTTTGACATCCCTCCACAAGAG aTCCTAACCAAAGACTCAGTGACAGTGTCTGTGGATGGTGTGGTGTACTTCCGGATACACTGCCCTATATCATCTGTGGCCAATGTGTCCAACGCACACTCATCTACTCGGCTGCTGGCTCAAACCACCCTGAGGAATGTGCTGGGCACCAAGAACCTTGCAGAACTGTTGTCTGACAGAGAGGGCATATCCCTTAACATGCAG GAAGCTCTGGATGAAGCCACTGATCCGTGGGGTATTAAGGTGGAGCGTGTGGAGATCAAAGATGTGAAGTTGcctcagcagctgcagagagccATGGCAGCAGAAGCAGAGGCCACTCGGGAGGCCAGGGCTAAG atCATTGCTGCGGAGGGAGAGATGAAAGCCTCCAGGGCTCTGAAAGAGGCCTCTCTGGTAATCTCTGAGTCACCCTCTGGCCTCCAACTACGATACCTGCAGACGCTCAACACCATCGCAGCAGAGAAGAACTCCACCATCGTCTTCCCTCTGCCTATAGATATGTTGCAGAATTTCATACAGAGGAAGTGA